In Flavobacteriaceae bacterium, the following proteins share a genomic window:
- the metF gene encoding methylenetetrahydrofolate reductase [NAD(P)H] codes for MKVIDHIKNTKKETQFSFEILPPLKGQNVQSIFDNIDPLMEFKPPFIDVTYHREEYVFKEMEDGLLKKQVVRKRPGTVGICAAIQNKYQVDAIPHILCGGFTKEDTENFLIDLNFLGIDNVMALRGDAVKSETYFRPEKEGHNYASQLVEQIQDLNNGIYLDDDLQNTFKTDFCIGVAAYPEKHMEAPSLDSDIHFLKKKIKNGATYIVTQMFFDNQKYFDFVKKCRAGGITVPIIPGLKPIATKKQLNLIPHRFHVDLPETLISEIIKCKNNEQVREVGIEWTISQSKELLKADVPVLHYYSMGKSSNIKAIASEIF; via the coding sequence ATGAAAGTCATAGATCATATAAAAAATACTAAAAAAGAAACACAATTTTCTTTTGAAATTTTACCACCTTTAAAAGGGCAAAATGTGCAATCTATTTTTGATAATATTGATCCATTAATGGAGTTTAAACCACCATTTATTGATGTAACATACCATAGAGAGGAATATGTGTTTAAAGAAATGGAAGATGGATTACTTAAAAAACAAGTAGTTCGTAAGCGTCCAGGAACAGTAGGAATATGTGCTGCGATTCAAAATAAATATCAGGTAGATGCAATACCTCATATATTATGTGGTGGATTTACAAAGGAAGATACTGAAAACTTTTTGATAGACCTTAATTTTTTAGGTATTGATAATGTAATGGCTTTACGAGGAGACGCGGTTAAAAGTGAAACTTATTTTAGACCTGAAAAAGAAGGACATAATTATGCATCACAATTAGTAGAGCAAATACAAGATTTAAATAATGGTATTTATTTAGACGATGATTTGCAAAATACATTTAAAACTGATTTTTGTATTGGTGTAGCAGCTTATCCTGAAAAACATATGGAAGCGCCAAGTTTAGATAGTGATATCCATTTTTTAAAAAAGAAAATTAAAAATGGCGCCACTTATATAGTTACTCAAATGTTTTTTGATAATCAAAAATACTTCGATTTTGTTAAAAAATGTAGAGCAGGAGGAATTACAGTTCCTATAATACCAGGATTAAAACCTATAGCAACAAAAAAGCAGTTAAATTTAATTCCGCATCGTTTTCATGTTGATTTACCAGAAACTCTAATATCGGAGATTATTAAATGTAAAAATAATGAACAAGTAAGAGAGGTAGGTATTGAATGGACAATTAGTCAATCTAAAGAATTATTAAAAGCAGACGTTCCAGTATTACATTATTATTCAATGGGAAAAAGTAGTAATATTAAAGCAATTGCCTCCGAAATTTTTTAA
- a CDS encoding pyridoxal phosphate-dependent aminotransferase, which translates to MKISQLADGLKGSPIIKIAGEVNALKAQGEVIYNQTIGDFDPSEFPIPEELKQEIVSAYQNDETNYPASNGVIELRESVSKYLSKNLELNYSADEVLISGGARPLIYALYQIVLDIDDTVLYPAPSWSNKAFTYLARNKAVVVETKPENKFMPTVADIKPHIKDIGLMALCSPLNPTGTTFDKKTLLEISELVVAENKRRVVENIKPLYVLYDQVYWQLTYGDVMHYNPVSLVPEMREYTIFADAISKAFAGTGIRVGWAFGPELIISKMKAILSLIGAWAPKAEQIATSRYLQQSDAVNTYLQDIKNELSFRLNSFYDGFLTLKAKGFSVTAIKPEAALYLTVQFDLIGKITQNGGVLSTIKEITTYLLKEAKLAVVPFSAFGASETSNWFRLSVGTAKKEDISTIFELLENALIKLK; encoded by the coding sequence ATGAAAATATCACAATTAGCAGATGGATTAAAAGGCTCTCCAATTATTAAAATTGCCGGAGAAGTTAACGCATTAAAAGCACAAGGAGAAGTGATTTACAATCAAACTATTGGTGATTTTGACCCTTCAGAATTTCCGATTCCAGAGGAATTAAAGCAGGAAATTGTTTCAGCTTATCAAAATGATGAAACTAATTATCCAGCTTCAAATGGAGTTATTGAGCTAAGAGAAAGTGTTTCCAAATATTTATCTAAAAATCTTGAATTGAATTACTCAGCAGATGAGGTATTAATTTCTGGTGGCGCACGTCCTTTAATATATGCATTGTATCAAATAGTTCTAGATATAGATGATACAGTTTTATATCCAGCTCCATCTTGGAGTAATAAAGCATTTACGTATTTAGCAAGAAATAAAGCTGTAGTTGTTGAAACCAAGCCTGAAAATAAATTTATGCCAACGGTAGCAGATATTAAACCGCATATTAAAGATATAGGTTTGATGGCGTTATGTTCTCCTCTAAACCCTACAGGAACTACTTTTGATAAAAAAACACTTTTAGAGATTTCAGAATTGGTTGTTGCTGAAAATAAAAGAAGAGTTGTCGAAAATATAAAACCTCTTTATGTATTATATGATCAAGTATACTGGCAATTAACTTATGGAGATGTGATGCATTATAACCCTGTGAGTTTAGTTCCGGAAATGCGAGAATATACCATTTTTGCTGATGCTATTTCTAAAGCTTTTGCCGGAACAGGAATAAGAGTAGGTTGGGCTTTTGGACCAGAATTAATTATTAGTAAGATGAAAGCTATTTTAAGCCTTATTGGTGCTTGGGCTCCAAAGGCGGAACAAATAGCTACTTCTAGATATTTACAACAATCAGATGCTGTTAATACCTATTTACAAGATATTAAGAATGAATTGAGTTTTAGACTAAATAGTTTTTATGATGGTTTTTTAACTTTGAAAGCTAAAGGATTCTCAGTTACAGCTATCAAGCCAGAAGCAGCTTTATATTTAACAGTTCAGTTTGACTTAATAGGAAAGATTACCCAAAATGGAGGTGTATTAAGTACAATAAAAGAAATTACAACGTATTTATTAAAAGAAGCAAAATTGGCAGTAGTCCCATTCTCAGCTTTTGGAGCATCAGAAACTTCAAATTGGTTTAGATTATCTGTCGGAACTGCTAAAAAAGAAGATATTTCTACAATTTTTGAACTATTGGAAAATGCTTTAATTAAATTAAAATAG
- a CDS encoding acyloxyacyl hydrolase — MLTRYIRQFLTYIPFTVSILVFSQAEQNNNTSYIDVNYFKGNIALHNKDILRLIINRPEGFVLSWNKKTFGDKTWEQRYNYPDYGVSFTYQDFGNPILGINYGIHAHYNFYFLKRSLIFRIGQGIAYATNPFDKIENPRNIAFGSDILSSTYVLLNYKKENLIDRFGLQAGLALTHYSNGSIKAPNTSINTIALNIGVTYNLDEENLEYIKNEGPKEKYTEPLKYNIAFRSGVNQSDVVGTNQFPFYIFSGYIDKRLTRKSAIQFGADVFFSRFLKELIQFESVAFPENNVDLNTDYKRAGLFIGHELFINKLSIISQLGYYVYYPFDFEGRTYSRIGLKYYFGKKWFGAVTLKSHAANAEAIEFGIGVRL, encoded by the coding sequence ATGCTCACCAGATATATAAGGCAATTTTTAACCTATATTCCATTTACAGTTTCTATTCTTGTTTTTTCTCAAGCGGAACAAAATAACAATACTTCATATATTGATGTTAATTATTTTAAAGGAAATATAGCTTTACATAACAAAGATATTCTTCGATTGATAATAAATAGACCAGAAGGGTTTGTTTTAAGCTGGAACAAAAAAACTTTTGGAGATAAAACTTGGGAGCAACGTTATAATTATCCTGATTATGGGGTTTCGTTTACTTATCAAGATTTTGGTAATCCAATTTTAGGAATTAATTATGGAATTCATGCTCATTATAATTTCTATTTCCTTAAACGCAGTTTAATATTCAGAATAGGCCAAGGTATTGCTTACGCAACAAATCCTTTTGATAAAATTGAGAACCCCAGAAATATTGCTTTTGGCTCCGATATATTGAGTAGCACATATGTGTTACTTAATTATAAAAAAGAAAATTTAATAGATAGATTTGGTTTGCAAGCAGGATTAGCATTAACACATTATTCTAACGGAAGTATAAAAGCTCCAAATACAAGCATTAATACTATTGCTCTTAATATTGGAGTAACTTATAATTTAGATGAGGAAAATCTGGAATATATTAAGAACGAAGGACCTAAAGAAAAATATACAGAGCCTTTAAAATATAATATTGCATTTAGGAGTGGTGTTAATCAAAGTGATGTGGTGGGGACAAACCAATTTCCTTTTTATATTTTTTCAGGATATATAGATAAGCGTTTGACTAGAAAAAGTGCTATTCAGTTTGGTGCGGATGTATTTTTTTCAAGGTTTTTAAAAGAATTAATACAATTTGAGAGTGTTGCATTTCCTGAAAATAATGTAGATCTAAATACAGATTATAAACGCGCAGGTCTTTTTATAGGTCACGAATTATTTATTAATAAATTATCCATCATATCTCAATTAGGATATTATGTTTATTATCCTTTTGATTTTGAGGGAAGAACATATTCTAGAATTGGTTTAAAGTATTATTTTGGAAAAAAGTGGTTTGGGGCAGTGACCTTAAAATCTCATGCTGCCAACGCTGAAGCCATAGAATTTGGAATTGGAGTAAGATTGTAA
- a CDS encoding DUF2807 domain-containing protein: protein MKKIVYLFLIFVFACDSEDGFDCFQTSGSSILQEIEIPSFSKILVNRDVELILKEGTDFEVIIETGENLLNDVDVTVVNDQLELTDNNTCNFVRDFGITKIFVTAPNITEIRSSTQFDISSDGVLNYENLTLLSEDFSEPDTFNVGDFRLQVNSNRLNIVTNGSSFFFIEGSVDNLNINFASGLSRFEGGNLIAQNVNVFHRGENDMVINPQQSLTGRLVSTGNLISRNRPEVVEIETLFSGQLIFEN, encoded by the coding sequence ATGAAAAAAATAGTATATCTCTTTTTAATTTTTGTTTTTGCTTGTGATAGTGAAGATGGGTTTGATTGTTTTCAAACCTCTGGTTCCTCCATTCTCCAAGAAATAGAGATTCCAAGTTTTAGTAAGATTTTAGTAAATAGAGATGTAGAGCTTATTTTAAAAGAAGGGACTGATTTTGAGGTAATTATTGAAACGGGTGAAAACCTATTAAATGACGTGGATGTTACAGTTGTAAATGATCAATTAGAGTTAACAGATAATAATACTTGTAATTTTGTGAGAGATTTTGGAATTACAAAAATATTTGTAACTGCACCTAATATCACAGAAATAAGAAGTTCTACACAATTTGATATCTCTTCAGATGGGGTTTTAAATTATGAAAACTTAACACTATTATCTGAAGATTTTAGCGAACCTGACACCTTTAACGTTGGAGATTTTAGACTCCAAGTTAATTCTAATAGATTAAATATTGTTACGAATGGCTCTTCTTTTTTCTTTATAGAAGGGAGTGTTGATAATTTAAATATTAATTTTGCATCAGGCTTAAGCCGTTTCGAAGGGGGTAACTTAATTGCTCAAAATGTTAATGTATTTCATAGAGGAGAAAATGATATGGTTATAAACCCTCAACAGTCATTAACAGGTAGACTTGTAAGTACAGGCAATTTAATTTCTAGAAATAGGCCAGAAGTTGTAGAAATAGAAACGCTTTTTAGTGGGCAACTTATTTTTGAAAATTAA
- the gldA gene encoding gliding motility-associated ABC transporter ATP-binding subunit GldA — MSIEVENITKLYGTQKALNNISFKVEKPEIVGFLGPNGAGKSTMMKILTTYINANEGTAKVNGFDVENSAQNVQKSVGYLPEHNPLYLDMYVKEYLFFNANTHKINKQRVNEVIELTGLTSEAHKKIEQLSKGYRQRIGLANALLHNPDVLILDEPTTGLDPNQLVDIRELIKSLGKEKTVFLSTHIMQEVEAMCDRVIIINKGEIVANKKLQELRKGKAQIVIVEFDYRVEDAFLAKLPKVTNVTNTDGFVYEITFSTNEDMRSHVFDFAHDNQLKILQLNQKNASLENMFRELTSD; from the coding sequence ATGTCTATTGAAGTAGAAAATATCACAAAGCTGTACGGAACACAAAAAGCACTCAACAATATATCTTTTAAAGTGGAAAAACCTGAAATTGTTGGGTTTCTTGGTCCAAATGGAGCTGGCAAATCTACAATGATGAAAATTTTAACTACATACATTAATGCTAATGAAGGTACTGCAAAAGTTAATGGATTTGATGTGGAAAATAGTGCTCAAAATGTTCAAAAAAGCGTAGGGTATTTACCCGAACACAATCCTTTGTATTTAGATATGTATGTTAAAGAATATTTATTTTTTAACGCTAACACACATAAAATTAATAAGCAACGTGTAAATGAAGTGATTGAACTTACTGGATTGACCTCAGAAGCTCATAAAAAAATAGAACAGCTCTCTAAAGGTTATCGTCAACGTATAGGATTAGCCAATGCTTTACTTCATAATCCCGATGTTTTAATTTTAGATGAGCCAACTACTGGTTTAGATCCAAATCAATTAGTAGATATTAGAGAGCTTATTAAATCTCTAGGAAAAGAAAAGACAGTATTTTTATCTACTCATATCATGCAAGAAGTTGAAGCAATGTGCGATCGTGTTATTATTATTAATAAAGGAGAAATTGTTGCTAATAAAAAACTTCAGGAATTGCGTAAAGGTAAAGCTCAAATTGTAATTGTTGAATTTGATTATCGTGTAGAAGATGCTTTTTTAGCAAAGCTCCCTAAAGTAACAAATGTAACAAATACAGATGGTTTTGTTTACGAAATTACATTTTCAACCAATGAAGATATGCGTTCACACGTATTTGATTTTGCACACGATAATCAACTAAAAATCCTTCAACTTAACCAAAAAAATGCTAGCTTAGAAAATATGTTTAGAGAATTAACTTCTGATTAA
- a CDS encoding prephenate dehydratase: MKKLIAIQGIEGSFHHIVSQQYFEDKVQTKKCLSFDKLVDALINEECKEGVMAIENSIAGSIIPNYALIDNHDLHIIGERYLDIQHNLMALPGQKIEEIKEVHSHPMALLQCKTFFKSHPHIKLVEDKDTAEVAKRIHQQKSKHIAAIASLSAAKIFELNILASSIQTIKHNETRFVIVSKTNSNLNFKTINKASLKLELNHKRGSLSAILNVMSDCKLNLTKIQSLPKINTPWVYAFFVDVTFEKYSDYSKAKSLMSIMAEDFKVLGEYKNEKV; the protein is encoded by the coding sequence ATGAAAAAATTAATAGCAATACAAGGAATTGAAGGCTCATTTCACCATATTGTATCTCAACAATATTTTGAAGATAAAGTGCAAACTAAAAAGTGCTTAAGCTTTGATAAGTTAGTAGATGCCTTAATAAATGAAGAATGTAAAGAAGGTGTAATGGCAATTGAAAATTCTATCGCAGGATCAATAATACCTAATTATGCTTTAATTGATAATCATGATTTACATATTATAGGAGAAAGATATTTAGATATTCAACATAATTTAATGGCTTTGCCAGGCCAGAAAATTGAAGAGATAAAAGAAGTGCATTCACATCCAATGGCATTACTGCAATGCAAAACATTTTTTAAATCACATCCGCATATAAAACTAGTTGAAGATAAAGATACTGCTGAAGTTGCAAAGCGAATTCATCAACAAAAATCCAAACACATTGCAGCTATTGCTAGTTTATCTGCTGCAAAAATATTTGAATTAAACATTTTAGCGTCAAGCATTCAAACGATAAAACATAATGAAACCCGATTTGTAATTGTAAGTAAAACAAATTCAAACCTCAATTTTAAAACTATAAATAAAGCATCATTAAAATTAGAGTTGAATCATAAAAGAGGGAGTTTATCAGCAATATTAAATGTAATGAGCGATTGTAAACTAAACTTAACTAAAATACAATCTTTACCAAAAATTAATACACCATGGGTATATGCATTTTTTGTAGATGTTACTTTTGAAAAGTATTCAGATTATAGTAAAGCAAAATCTTTAATGAGTATAATGGCAGAAGATTTTAAAGTATTAGGAGAATATAAAAATGAAAAAGTATGA
- a CDS encoding aminotransferase class I/II-fold pyridoxal phosphate-dependent enzyme, whose translation MITTADRLSTVEEYYFSKKLREVNLLKANGKPIINLGIGSPDLQPPQKVISAIVESLESPVAHKYQSYQGLLELRETMAQFYRAQFQVHLSPITEVLPLMGSKEGVMHISMAYLNEGDAVLIPNPGYPTYAAVTKLLGAKPMFYELDETKQWLPDLKAIEKNDLSKVKIMWVNYPHMPTGAQATHEFFEELVAFAKRNDILIVNDNPYSFILNDSPLSLLNIKNAKDVCLELNSLSKTFNMAGWRVGMVMGNETHIANILKVKSNMDSGMFYGIQKGAIEALKCSNFWYLSLSSVYEQRRKLIWKLAEALNCTFNEKAIGLFVWAKLPEFFEAENFIDLVLKNYNIFITPGTVFGSKGEGYIRFSLCASTEEIEEAIARIPK comes from the coding sequence ATGATTACAACAGCTGATAGATTAAGTACCGTGGAAGAATACTATTTTTCTAAAAAACTGAGAGAAGTTAATTTGCTTAAAGCAAATGGGAAACCTATAATTAATTTAGGGATAGGAAGCCCAGATTTACAACCACCACAAAAAGTAATATCAGCTATAGTTGAGAGTTTAGAAAGCCCTGTGGCTCATAAATATCAGAGCTATCAAGGTTTGTTAGAACTCAGAGAGACAATGGCTCAGTTTTATAGAGCACAATTTCAAGTACATTTAAGTCCAATAACAGAAGTGCTACCCTTAATGGGAAGTAAGGAAGGAGTGATGCATATTTCTATGGCTTATTTAAATGAAGGAGATGCTGTGTTAATTCCTAACCCTGGTTATCCTACTTATGCTGCGGTAACTAAATTGTTAGGAGCAAAGCCTATGTTTTACGAATTAGATGAAACTAAGCAATGGCTTCCAGATTTGAAAGCTATAGAAAAAAATGATTTAAGTAAAGTAAAGATAATGTGGGTTAATTATCCACATATGCCAACAGGAGCTCAAGCTACTCATGAGTTTTTCGAAGAGTTGGTGGCTTTTGCAAAGCGTAATGATATTTTAATAGTTAATGACAACCCATATAGTTTTATTTTAAACGATTCGCCTTTAAGTTTATTAAATATTAAAAACGCTAAAGATGTGTGTTTAGAGTTAAACTCGTTGAGTAAAACCTTTAATATGGCAGGTTGGCGTGTAGGCATGGTAATGGGAAACGAAACACATATTGCTAATATTTTAAAAGTGAAAAGTAATATGGATTCTGGAATGTTTTATGGGATTCAAAAAGGAGCTATTGAAGCGTTAAAATGCTCTAACTTTTGGTATTTAAGTTTAAGTAGTGTTTATGAACAGCGTCGAAAATTAATCTGGAAACTTGCTGAAGCTTTAAATTGTACTTTTAATGAAAAAGCAATAGGGTTGTTTGTATGGGCAAAATTACCTGAATTTTTTGAAGCTGAAAATTTTATAGATTTAGTGCTTAAAAATTATAACATATTTATTACACCAGGAACTGTATTTGGAAGTAAAGGAGAAGGATATATAAGATTTTCTTTATGTGCATCAACAGAAGAAATAGAAGAAGCAATAGCTAGAATACCAAAATGA